Proteins from one Agelaius phoeniceus isolate bAgePho1 chromosome 10, bAgePho1.hap1, whole genome shotgun sequence genomic window:
- the PHC3 gene encoding polyhomeotic-like protein 3 isoform X1 yields MVLPAPPSRCVGIAPEAGRGSRRLGAGEPQARSGPGRRLRDPRASSAPRPRRAAPRAGAGGDRAEGEGERSGARRRGRAAQDFSRRGGAGARRAPGGSFAAPGCGCQSRACPPALYMGSLRRDSTPVERDAPRRNGGGAAAAVAPSRLDKRCTAMENEANTTTCSAPTTSVTTTSTSRTPLPQISVYSGSDRHAVQVIQQALHRPPSSAAQYLQQMYAAQQQHLMLQTAALQQQHLSSTQFQSLATVPQASLSGGRQCTSPTGSVTQQSSMSQTSINLSTSPTPAQIISRSQTSNTTSSSITQQTMLLGSTSPTLSASQAQMYLRAQMLIFTPATTVAAVQSDIPVVSSSSSSSCQSAATQVQNLTVRSQKLGVLSSSQNGPPKSSSQSQSLCPSKAASSSKGSSDASESNRKGESPAPECRSTPVTRTSSIHHLIAPASYSPLQPHSLVKHQQIPLHSPPPKISHHQLILQQQQQQVQPIALQTPPGQEPPPSQHCLPLPSHALPPAPSSAQSHCSPIHIHPPPLTLSPTPSQSAQQSVVVSPPPSHSPSQSPTIIIHPQALIQSQASSLVPAALQPEPAAPQAAAANPARPSQPLSLPQHLPLPPSPAVHIGAVEPPSLVSPGQQLVSSTPHQQYPALQSAPIPLAAPPQLSASSTQIQPLPLQSVQSLQVQPEILSQGQVLVQNTLVSEEELPAAEALVQLPFQTLPPPQTVAVNLQVQPSVPIETPVIYQVENVCEEEMPEDSDCVHMARTPTPPTLSPPAITLGNGEALNSEDPLSEHGGLPSVTSSVSASVIKSPSDPSHASIPPPPLLLPAATTRSNSTSMPNSIPSLENKPPQAIVKPQILTHVIEGFVIQEGLEPFPVSRSSLLVEQPAEKRLLVEGQIMSVVCVESDLQNTKHADNSSDTEIEDMIAEEGLDEIENDLLKCEFCGKMGYPNKFLRSKRFCSTSCAKRHSLSCTKKFGLFPSDKTSRWNRKSDSQSLGRRGRRPSGPEGASRDHFLRQLPITYPSAEEDLAPHEDAVPTAMTTRLRRQSERERERELRELRMRKMPESIDLLPVVQTDPSVWTVDEVWAFIHSLPGCQDIADEFRAQEIDGQALLLLKEDHLMSAMNIKLGPALKICARINSLKES; encoded by the exons ATGGTGCTCCCGGCGCCGCCGTCCCGCTGTGTCGGCATCGCCCCCGAGGCGGGCCGGGGCAGCCGCAGGCTCGGAGCGGGGGAGCCGCAGGCTCGGAgcgggccggggcggcggcTGCGCGACCCCCGCGCCTccagcgcgccccgcccgcgcCGGGCGGCACCACGCGCGGGGGCGGGAGGGGACCGCGCAGAAGGAGagggggagcggagcggggcgaGGCGGCGCGGGAGGGCAGCGCAGGATTTCTCCCGACGGGGCGGAGCAGGCGCCCGGAGAGCGCCGGGCGGCAGCTTCGCCGCCCCGGGATGCGGCTGTCAGTCCCGTGCGTGTCCCCCTGCGCTCTACATGGGCTCTCTCCGACGGGACTCCACACCTGTGGAGCGGGATGCTCCACGCCGCAACGGAGggggggcagcggcggcggtGGCACCCAG CAGGCTGGACAAACGCTGCACAGCTATGGAGAATGAAGCCAACACAACGACGTGTTCCGCACCCACCACGAGCGTCACCACCACCTCCACCTCGCGCACGCCGCTGCCGCAGATCTCCGTCTACAGCGGCTCTGACAGACATGCTGTCCAG GTTATTCAGCAGGCCTTGCATCGTCCTCCTAGCTCAGCTGCTCAGTACCTCCAGCAGATGTatgcagcccagcagcagcatctaATGCTGCAgactgctgctctgcagcagcagcacttaaGCAGTACCCAATTTCAGAGTCTGGCAACTGTTCCACAG GCAAGCCTGTCAGGTGGGAGGCAATGTACTTCCCCCACTGGGAGTGTCACTCAGCAGTCAAGCATGTCGCAGACCTCG aTTAACCTCTCCACCTCTCCTACACCTGCACAGATAATAAGCCGTTCTCAGACCTCcaacaccaccagcagcagcatcacccaACAGACGATGTTGCTGGGCAGCACCTCTCCCACCCTGAGTGCCAGCCAGGCTCAAATGTATCTCCGAGCTCAGATG CTTATTTTTACTCCTGCGAccactgtggctgctgtccAGTCTGACATTCCTGTTgtctcctcatcctcctcatcttcctgTCAGTCTGCAGCTACTCAG GTTCAGAACTTGACGGTGCGCAGTCAGAAGCTGGGTGTGTTGTCAAGTTCACAGAATGGCCCAccaaagagcagcagccaaagccagTCGCTGTGCCCCAGtaaggctgccagcagctccaagggcagcTCAGATGCCTCAGAGAGCAACAGGAAAGGGGAGAGCCCCGCCCCAGAGTGCCGCAGCACGCCCGTCACACGGACATCCAGCATCCACCACCTCATTGCACCAG CTTCATATTCTCCATTGCAACCTCATTCTCTAGTAAAACATCAGCAGATCCCACTTCATTCACCACCTCCAAAGATTTCCCATCATCagctgatcctgcagcagcagcagcagcaagtccAGCCGATTGCACTTCAGACTCCTCCGGGCCAGGAGCCGCCTCCATCCCAGCACTgtctgcccctgcccagccacgcGCTGCCTCCGGCGCCCAGCAGCGCCCAGTCCCACTGCTCCCCTATCCACATCCATCCTCCCCCTCTCACGCTCTCCCCTACCCCGTCCCAGTCAGCTCAGCAGTCAGTGGTGGTGTCCCCTCCGCCGTCCCACTCCCCGAGTCAGTCACCCACCATAATTATTCACCCTCAAGCCCTTATCCAGTCCCAGGCCAGCTCCCTGGTGCCAGCGGCTCTGCAGCCCGAGCCGGCCGCTCCCCAGGCGGCCGCCGCCAACCCCGCGCGGCCATCGCAGCCGCTGAGCCTCCCGCAGCACCTGCCGCTGCCGCCCTCGCCCGCCGTGCACATCGGGGCCGTGGAGCCGCCCAGCTTGGTTTCCCCGGGCCAGCAGCTCGTGTCCTCCACGCCACACCAGCAGTATCCAGCCCTGCAATCCGCTCCCATCCCTCTGGCAGCTCCGCCTCAGCTCTCGGCATCCTCAACTCAGATTCAACCGCTGCCCCTGCAGTCTGTGCAGTCTTTACAAGTGCAGCCTGAAATTCTGTCCCAGGGCCAGGTTTTGGTTCAAAACACTTTGGTTTCTGAGGAGGAACTtcctgctgcagaggctctggTCCAGCTGCCATTTCAGACTCTTCCACCGCCACAGACCGTCGCAGTAAATCTGCAGGTGCAGCCGTCAGTTCCGATTGAAACTCCAGTG ATTTACCAAGTGGAGAATGTGTGTGAAGAGGAGATGCCCGAGGACTCAGATTGTGTCCACATGGCAAGAACACCTACACCACCCACCTTGTCCCCACCAGCCATAACCTTGGGCAATGGAGAGGCTCTTAATTCAGAAGATCCTTTGTCAG AACATGGGGGACTGCCTTCAGTGACATCATCAGTCAGTGCCTCAGTAATTAAATCTCCATCTGATCCTTCCCATGCCTCTATTCCACCACCCCCTCTTTTGCTTCCAGCAGCAACAACAAGGAGCAACAGCACATCCATGCCCAATAGCATTCCCAGCCTAGAAAACAAACCTCCACAGGCTATTGTTAAACCCCAGATCCTGACCCACGTCATCGAAGGCTTTGTGATTCAGGAGGGGTTGGAGCCATTCCCT GTCAGTCGTTCATCTTTGCTGGTGGAACAGCCTGCAGAGAAGAGATTGCTGGTGGAGGGTCAGATCATGAGTGTGGTGTGTGTTGAATCAGACTTGCAGAACACAAAACATGCAGACAACTCATCAGACACAGAGATAGAGGATATGATTGCAGAAG AGGGACTGGATGAAATTGAAAATGATCTTCTGAAGTGTGAATTTTGTGGAAAAATGGGATATCCCAATAAGTTTCTGCGGTCAAAAAGATTCTGCTCCACATCCTGTGCCAAAAG GCACAGCCTTAGTTGCACTAAGAAATTTGGGCTGTTTCCATCAGACAAGACCAGTCGTTGGAATCGGAAGTCAGATAGCCAAAGTCTTGGGCGACGCGGGCGTCGGCCGAGCGGCCCTGAGGGGGCGTCACGAGATCATTTTCTTAGACAG CTTCCAATTACTTATCCATCTGCAGAAGAAGATCTGGCTCCTCATGAAGACGCTGTTCCAACGGCCATGACCACGCGCCTGCGGAGGCAGAGTGAGAGGGAGAGGGAGCGGGAGCTTCGGGagctgaggatgaggaagatgCCAGAGAGCATCGACCTCTTACCAGTGGTGCAGACTGACCCCTCAGTATGGACTGTCGATGAAGTTTGGGCCTTTATACATTCTCTGCCTG GTTGTCAAGATATTGCAGATGAATTTAGAGCACAAGAAATTGATGGACAAGCTCTCCTTTTGTTGAAGGAGGATCACCTTATGAGTGCAATGAATATTAAGCTTGGACCTGCATTGAAAATCTGTGCACGCATCAATTCCTTGAAAGAATCCTAG
- the PHC3 gene encoding polyhomeotic-like protein 3 isoform X5 has protein sequence MVLPAPPSRCVGIAPEAGRGSRRLGAGEPQARSGPGRRLRDPRASSAPRPRRAAPRAGAGGDRAEGEGERSGARRRGRAAQDFSRRGGAGARRAPGGSFAAPGCGCQSRACPPALYMGSLRRDSTPVERDAPRRNGGGAAAAVAPSRLDKRCTAMENEANTTTCSAPTTSVTTTSTSRTPLPQISVYSGSDRHAVQASLSGGRQCTSPTGSVTQQSSMSQTSINLSTSPTPAQIISRSQTSNTTSSSITQQTMLLGSTSPTLSASQAQMYLRAQMLIFTPATTVAAVQSDIPVVSSSSSSSCQSAATQVQNLTVRSQKLGVLSSSQNGPPKSSSQSQSLCPSKAASSSKGSSDASESNRKGESPAPECRSTPVTRTSSIHHLIAPASYSPLQPHSLVKHQQIPLHSPPPKISHHQLILQQQQQQVQPIALQTPPGQEPPPSQHCLPLPSHALPPAPSSAQSHCSPIHIHPPPLTLSPTPSQSAQQSVVVSPPPSHSPSQSPTIIIHPQALIQSQASSLVPAALQPEPAAPQAAAANPARPSQPLSLPQHLPLPPSPAVHIGAVEPPSLVSPGQQLVSSTPHQQYPALQSAPIPLAAPPQLSASSTQIQPLPLQSVQSLQVQPEILSQGQVLVQNTLVSEEELPAAEALVQLPFQTLPPPQTVAVNLQVQPSVPIETPVIYQVENVCEEEMPEDSDCVHMARTPTPPTLSPPAITLGNGEALNSEDPLSEHGGLPSVTSSVSASVIKSPSDPSHASIPPPPLLLPAATTRSNSTSMPNSIPSLENKPPQAIVKPQILTHVIEGFVIQEGLEPFPVSRSSLLVEQPAEKRLLVEGQIMSVVCVESDLQNTKHADNSSDTEIEDMIAEEGLDEIENDLLKCEFCGKMGYPNKFLRSKRFCSTSCAKRHSLSCTKKFGLFPSDKTSRWNRKSDSQSLGRRGRRPSGPEGASRDHFLRQLPITYPSAEEDLAPHEDAVPTAMTTRLRRQSERERERELRELRMRKMPESIDLLPVVQTDPSVWTVDEVWAFIHSLPGCQDIADEFRAQEIDGQALLLLKEDHLMSAMNIKLGPALKICARINSLKES, from the exons ATGGTGCTCCCGGCGCCGCCGTCCCGCTGTGTCGGCATCGCCCCCGAGGCGGGCCGGGGCAGCCGCAGGCTCGGAGCGGGGGAGCCGCAGGCTCGGAgcgggccggggcggcggcTGCGCGACCCCCGCGCCTccagcgcgccccgcccgcgcCGGGCGGCACCACGCGCGGGGGCGGGAGGGGACCGCGCAGAAGGAGagggggagcggagcggggcgaGGCGGCGCGGGAGGGCAGCGCAGGATTTCTCCCGACGGGGCGGAGCAGGCGCCCGGAGAGCGCCGGGCGGCAGCTTCGCCGCCCCGGGATGCGGCTGTCAGTCCCGTGCGTGTCCCCCTGCGCTCTACATGGGCTCTCTCCGACGGGACTCCACACCTGTGGAGCGGGATGCTCCACGCCGCAACGGAGggggggcagcggcggcggtGGCACCCAG CAGGCTGGACAAACGCTGCACAGCTATGGAGAATGAAGCCAACACAACGACGTGTTCCGCACCCACCACGAGCGTCACCACCACCTCCACCTCGCGCACGCCGCTGCCGCAGATCTCCGTCTACAGCGGCTCTGACAGACATGCTGTCCAG GCAAGCCTGTCAGGTGGGAGGCAATGTACTTCCCCCACTGGGAGTGTCACTCAGCAGTCAAGCATGTCGCAGACCTCG aTTAACCTCTCCACCTCTCCTACACCTGCACAGATAATAAGCCGTTCTCAGACCTCcaacaccaccagcagcagcatcacccaACAGACGATGTTGCTGGGCAGCACCTCTCCCACCCTGAGTGCCAGCCAGGCTCAAATGTATCTCCGAGCTCAGATG CTTATTTTTACTCCTGCGAccactgtggctgctgtccAGTCTGACATTCCTGTTgtctcctcatcctcctcatcttcctgTCAGTCTGCAGCTACTCAG GTTCAGAACTTGACGGTGCGCAGTCAGAAGCTGGGTGTGTTGTCAAGTTCACAGAATGGCCCAccaaagagcagcagccaaagccagTCGCTGTGCCCCAGtaaggctgccagcagctccaagggcagcTCAGATGCCTCAGAGAGCAACAGGAAAGGGGAGAGCCCCGCCCCAGAGTGCCGCAGCACGCCCGTCACACGGACATCCAGCATCCACCACCTCATTGCACCAG CTTCATATTCTCCATTGCAACCTCATTCTCTAGTAAAACATCAGCAGATCCCACTTCATTCACCACCTCCAAAGATTTCCCATCATCagctgatcctgcagcagcagcagcagcaagtccAGCCGATTGCACTTCAGACTCCTCCGGGCCAGGAGCCGCCTCCATCCCAGCACTgtctgcccctgcccagccacgcGCTGCCTCCGGCGCCCAGCAGCGCCCAGTCCCACTGCTCCCCTATCCACATCCATCCTCCCCCTCTCACGCTCTCCCCTACCCCGTCCCAGTCAGCTCAGCAGTCAGTGGTGGTGTCCCCTCCGCCGTCCCACTCCCCGAGTCAGTCACCCACCATAATTATTCACCCTCAAGCCCTTATCCAGTCCCAGGCCAGCTCCCTGGTGCCAGCGGCTCTGCAGCCCGAGCCGGCCGCTCCCCAGGCGGCCGCCGCCAACCCCGCGCGGCCATCGCAGCCGCTGAGCCTCCCGCAGCACCTGCCGCTGCCGCCCTCGCCCGCCGTGCACATCGGGGCCGTGGAGCCGCCCAGCTTGGTTTCCCCGGGCCAGCAGCTCGTGTCCTCCACGCCACACCAGCAGTATCCAGCCCTGCAATCCGCTCCCATCCCTCTGGCAGCTCCGCCTCAGCTCTCGGCATCCTCAACTCAGATTCAACCGCTGCCCCTGCAGTCTGTGCAGTCTTTACAAGTGCAGCCTGAAATTCTGTCCCAGGGCCAGGTTTTGGTTCAAAACACTTTGGTTTCTGAGGAGGAACTtcctgctgcagaggctctggTCCAGCTGCCATTTCAGACTCTTCCACCGCCACAGACCGTCGCAGTAAATCTGCAGGTGCAGCCGTCAGTTCCGATTGAAACTCCAGTG ATTTACCAAGTGGAGAATGTGTGTGAAGAGGAGATGCCCGAGGACTCAGATTGTGTCCACATGGCAAGAACACCTACACCACCCACCTTGTCCCCACCAGCCATAACCTTGGGCAATGGAGAGGCTCTTAATTCAGAAGATCCTTTGTCAG AACATGGGGGACTGCCTTCAGTGACATCATCAGTCAGTGCCTCAGTAATTAAATCTCCATCTGATCCTTCCCATGCCTCTATTCCACCACCCCCTCTTTTGCTTCCAGCAGCAACAACAAGGAGCAACAGCACATCCATGCCCAATAGCATTCCCAGCCTAGAAAACAAACCTCCACAGGCTATTGTTAAACCCCAGATCCTGACCCACGTCATCGAAGGCTTTGTGATTCAGGAGGGGTTGGAGCCATTCCCT GTCAGTCGTTCATCTTTGCTGGTGGAACAGCCTGCAGAGAAGAGATTGCTGGTGGAGGGTCAGATCATGAGTGTGGTGTGTGTTGAATCAGACTTGCAGAACACAAAACATGCAGACAACTCATCAGACACAGAGATAGAGGATATGATTGCAGAAG AGGGACTGGATGAAATTGAAAATGATCTTCTGAAGTGTGAATTTTGTGGAAAAATGGGATATCCCAATAAGTTTCTGCGGTCAAAAAGATTCTGCTCCACATCCTGTGCCAAAAG GCACAGCCTTAGTTGCACTAAGAAATTTGGGCTGTTTCCATCAGACAAGACCAGTCGTTGGAATCGGAAGTCAGATAGCCAAAGTCTTGGGCGACGCGGGCGTCGGCCGAGCGGCCCTGAGGGGGCGTCACGAGATCATTTTCTTAGACAG CTTCCAATTACTTATCCATCTGCAGAAGAAGATCTGGCTCCTCATGAAGACGCTGTTCCAACGGCCATGACCACGCGCCTGCGGAGGCAGAGTGAGAGGGAGAGGGAGCGGGAGCTTCGGGagctgaggatgaggaagatgCCAGAGAGCATCGACCTCTTACCAGTGGTGCAGACTGACCCCTCAGTATGGACTGTCGATGAAGTTTGGGCCTTTATACATTCTCTGCCTG GTTGTCAAGATATTGCAGATGAATTTAGAGCACAAGAAATTGATGGACAAGCTCTCCTTTTGTTGAAGGAGGATCACCTTATGAGTGCAATGAATATTAAGCTTGGACCTGCATTGAAAATCTGTGCACGCATCAATTCCTTGAAAGAATCCTAG
- the PHC3 gene encoding polyhomeotic-like protein 3 isoform X6 — MVLPAPPSRCVGIAPEAGRGSRRLGAGEPQARSGPGRRLRDPRASSAPRPRRAAPRAGAGGDRAEGEGERSGARRRGRAAQDFSRRGGAGARRAPGGSFAAPGCGCQSRACPPALYMGSLRRDSTPVERDAPRRNGGGAAAAVAPSRLDKRCTAMENEANTTTCSAPTTSVTTTSTSRTPLPQISVYSGSDRHAVQASLSGGRQCTSPTGSVTQQSSMSQTSIISRSQTSNTTSSSITQQTMLLGSTSPTLSASQAQMYLRAQMLIFTPATTVAAVQSDIPVVSSSSSSSCQSAATQVQNLTVRSQKLGVLSSSQNGPPKSSSQSQSLCPSKAASSSKGSSDASESNRKGESPAPECRSTPVTRTSSIHHLIAPASYSPLQPHSLVKHQQIPLHSPPPKISHHQLILQQQQQQVQPIALQTPPGQEPPPSQHCLPLPSHALPPAPSSAQSHCSPIHIHPPPLTLSPTPSQSAQQSVVVSPPPSHSPSQSPTIIIHPQALIQSQASSLVPAALQPEPAAPQAAAANPARPSQPLSLPQHLPLPPSPAVHIGAVEPPSLVSPGQQLVSSTPHQQYPALQSAPIPLAAPPQLSASSTQIQPLPLQSVQSLQVQPEILSQGQVLVQNTLVSEEELPAAEALVQLPFQTLPPPQTVAVNLQVQPSVPIETPVIYQVENVCEEEMPEDSDCVHMARTPTPPTLSPPAITLGNGEALNSEDPLSEHGGLPSVTSSVSASVIKSPSDPSHASIPPPPLLLPAATTRSNSTSMPNSIPSLENKPPQAIVKPQILTHVIEGFVIQEGLEPFPVSRSSLLVEQPAEKRLLVEGQIMSVVCVESDLQNTKHADNSSDTEIEDMIAEEGLDEIENDLLKCEFCGKMGYPNKFLRSKRFCSTSCAKRHSLSCTKKFGLFPSDKTSRWNRKSDSQSLGRRGRRPSGPEGASRDHFLRQLPITYPSAEEDLAPHEDAVPTAMTTRLRRQSERERERELRELRMRKMPESIDLLPVVQTDPSVWTVDEVWAFIHSLPGCQDIADEFRAQEIDGQALLLLKEDHLMSAMNIKLGPALKICARINSLKES, encoded by the exons ATGGTGCTCCCGGCGCCGCCGTCCCGCTGTGTCGGCATCGCCCCCGAGGCGGGCCGGGGCAGCCGCAGGCTCGGAGCGGGGGAGCCGCAGGCTCGGAgcgggccggggcggcggcTGCGCGACCCCCGCGCCTccagcgcgccccgcccgcgcCGGGCGGCACCACGCGCGGGGGCGGGAGGGGACCGCGCAGAAGGAGagggggagcggagcggggcgaGGCGGCGCGGGAGGGCAGCGCAGGATTTCTCCCGACGGGGCGGAGCAGGCGCCCGGAGAGCGCCGGGCGGCAGCTTCGCCGCCCCGGGATGCGGCTGTCAGTCCCGTGCGTGTCCCCCTGCGCTCTACATGGGCTCTCTCCGACGGGACTCCACACCTGTGGAGCGGGATGCTCCACGCCGCAACGGAGggggggcagcggcggcggtGGCACCCAG CAGGCTGGACAAACGCTGCACAGCTATGGAGAATGAAGCCAACACAACGACGTGTTCCGCACCCACCACGAGCGTCACCACCACCTCCACCTCGCGCACGCCGCTGCCGCAGATCTCCGTCTACAGCGGCTCTGACAGACATGCTGTCCAG GCAAGCCTGTCAGGTGGGAGGCAATGTACTTCCCCCACTGGGAGTGTCACTCAGCAGTCAAGCATGTCGCAGACCTCG ATAATAAGCCGTTCTCAGACCTCcaacaccaccagcagcagcatcacccaACAGACGATGTTGCTGGGCAGCACCTCTCCCACCCTGAGTGCCAGCCAGGCTCAAATGTATCTCCGAGCTCAGATG CTTATTTTTACTCCTGCGAccactgtggctgctgtccAGTCTGACATTCCTGTTgtctcctcatcctcctcatcttcctgTCAGTCTGCAGCTACTCAG GTTCAGAACTTGACGGTGCGCAGTCAGAAGCTGGGTGTGTTGTCAAGTTCACAGAATGGCCCAccaaagagcagcagccaaagccagTCGCTGTGCCCCAGtaaggctgccagcagctccaagggcagcTCAGATGCCTCAGAGAGCAACAGGAAAGGGGAGAGCCCCGCCCCAGAGTGCCGCAGCACGCCCGTCACACGGACATCCAGCATCCACCACCTCATTGCACCAG CTTCATATTCTCCATTGCAACCTCATTCTCTAGTAAAACATCAGCAGATCCCACTTCATTCACCACCTCCAAAGATTTCCCATCATCagctgatcctgcagcagcagcagcagcaagtccAGCCGATTGCACTTCAGACTCCTCCGGGCCAGGAGCCGCCTCCATCCCAGCACTgtctgcccctgcccagccacgcGCTGCCTCCGGCGCCCAGCAGCGCCCAGTCCCACTGCTCCCCTATCCACATCCATCCTCCCCCTCTCACGCTCTCCCCTACCCCGTCCCAGTCAGCTCAGCAGTCAGTGGTGGTGTCCCCTCCGCCGTCCCACTCCCCGAGTCAGTCACCCACCATAATTATTCACCCTCAAGCCCTTATCCAGTCCCAGGCCAGCTCCCTGGTGCCAGCGGCTCTGCAGCCCGAGCCGGCCGCTCCCCAGGCGGCCGCCGCCAACCCCGCGCGGCCATCGCAGCCGCTGAGCCTCCCGCAGCACCTGCCGCTGCCGCCCTCGCCCGCCGTGCACATCGGGGCCGTGGAGCCGCCCAGCTTGGTTTCCCCGGGCCAGCAGCTCGTGTCCTCCACGCCACACCAGCAGTATCCAGCCCTGCAATCCGCTCCCATCCCTCTGGCAGCTCCGCCTCAGCTCTCGGCATCCTCAACTCAGATTCAACCGCTGCCCCTGCAGTCTGTGCAGTCTTTACAAGTGCAGCCTGAAATTCTGTCCCAGGGCCAGGTTTTGGTTCAAAACACTTTGGTTTCTGAGGAGGAACTtcctgctgcagaggctctggTCCAGCTGCCATTTCAGACTCTTCCACCGCCACAGACCGTCGCAGTAAATCTGCAGGTGCAGCCGTCAGTTCCGATTGAAACTCCAGTG ATTTACCAAGTGGAGAATGTGTGTGAAGAGGAGATGCCCGAGGACTCAGATTGTGTCCACATGGCAAGAACACCTACACCACCCACCTTGTCCCCACCAGCCATAACCTTGGGCAATGGAGAGGCTCTTAATTCAGAAGATCCTTTGTCAG AACATGGGGGACTGCCTTCAGTGACATCATCAGTCAGTGCCTCAGTAATTAAATCTCCATCTGATCCTTCCCATGCCTCTATTCCACCACCCCCTCTTTTGCTTCCAGCAGCAACAACAAGGAGCAACAGCACATCCATGCCCAATAGCATTCCCAGCCTAGAAAACAAACCTCCACAGGCTATTGTTAAACCCCAGATCCTGACCCACGTCATCGAAGGCTTTGTGATTCAGGAGGGGTTGGAGCCATTCCCT GTCAGTCGTTCATCTTTGCTGGTGGAACAGCCTGCAGAGAAGAGATTGCTGGTGGAGGGTCAGATCATGAGTGTGGTGTGTGTTGAATCAGACTTGCAGAACACAAAACATGCAGACAACTCATCAGACACAGAGATAGAGGATATGATTGCAGAAG AGGGACTGGATGAAATTGAAAATGATCTTCTGAAGTGTGAATTTTGTGGAAAAATGGGATATCCCAATAAGTTTCTGCGGTCAAAAAGATTCTGCTCCACATCCTGTGCCAAAAG GCACAGCCTTAGTTGCACTAAGAAATTTGGGCTGTTTCCATCAGACAAGACCAGTCGTTGGAATCGGAAGTCAGATAGCCAAAGTCTTGGGCGACGCGGGCGTCGGCCGAGCGGCCCTGAGGGGGCGTCACGAGATCATTTTCTTAGACAG CTTCCAATTACTTATCCATCTGCAGAAGAAGATCTGGCTCCTCATGAAGACGCTGTTCCAACGGCCATGACCACGCGCCTGCGGAGGCAGAGTGAGAGGGAGAGGGAGCGGGAGCTTCGGGagctgaggatgaggaagatgCCAGAGAGCATCGACCTCTTACCAGTGGTGCAGACTGACCCCTCAGTATGGACTGTCGATGAAGTTTGGGCCTTTATACATTCTCTGCCTG GTTGTCAAGATATTGCAGATGAATTTAGAGCACAAGAAATTGATGGACAAGCTCTCCTTTTGTTGAAGGAGGATCACCTTATGAGTGCAATGAATATTAAGCTTGGACCTGCATTGAAAATCTGTGCACGCATCAATTCCTTGAAAGAATCCTAG